The following DNA comes from Pieris rapae chromosome 17, ilPieRapa1.1, whole genome shotgun sequence.
GCATGGCCAACCAGGCTCTAATTTCATGCCAGAcctataatgtaaattaaagtaaacagaaaaatttaacaaaatcagTTTCTGTtcttacatgtatttttttatgaaatatgtatttgatgTTTTTGAAAACCCGTTACTGGTGGATTAATTGCCACAGCAAGCAGCATTAGGAAGTTATGGTTGATTAATGGTGGAAAAAAGTGATTTGTGTAAAGTTAAACCAATTTACCCAAGCTAGTTGATAGATCTAGTTAGGTTGTTCAGTCATATATAAGCATGTTGCAGCAGTTACAATATTGTcactatacatacattataaaagGTTTATAAGTAACAAGCCTAAAAATCATATAGTTACAATAATCTagtttttatactatgtaacTGTAAagcaaaaaacaaaagaaaaaaatgaaatttaagtaattactgaattaattaaatgaaaaatatataagtaatttctTTTAAGGTATGGCCTTTTTAACACCATTCTCAACCTctaattctattatatatgtgttcgtttaattttaagaataatatttataattaagaatactTCAATGACTCTATTTGTCTATTGTCACAAATGcattgatgtttttaaaatataaatggttgaagcataaacaaaattaaaaacaactgAAAAGTCATTTATGCAACTTACTTGTGCGATAAAAGATGTGCACTCAATAAACCACCAATTATTCTGATATTAGTTTCAAacacagaaacattaatatcTGTTTCAAAGTCTTTTCGCTCCAACACTATATCTACCACTCTATTAAATTCAGTGTAGTTTCCCATGATTACTAACATGTCCAGGGAATCTATAAGAGTTAGGGAATAGCTACCCCAAGTATCCATGCCATCGCAACTCAATGGACGCAGCTCATCATATGGatatgcatattttaaataactatcaTAAGCATGCTGGAACATTTCACGAACCTCCTCTCTGAAAgagtatttattcattacgtggcttttttctaaaatatacttacatttaaaagcattttacatttacattaaatttaaaataagttttctgtAAACTTACCgcagttttattatatcttcCTTTTTATATTCGCGTATTGTATAACACAAATGACTTAAACTAATAActccaattaaatatatatgcagTCTTGGTACGAAATACATTGTAACAAAAGTATTAGGTATCAGATATCGTTTTTCCGACTTTTCATAAATGTATACTAATAGTTCGGATTCACTAggttacattttaaacataaaatattttttttacttattttgccACGACTAACTAAACACGAAAACTAAAATAGGTTAAAATTacgaacaaataaatattaattgataaattaaatattatgtttttctcCGGGAAATATCTATGATACAACTTGCCAAATGCCAAGTAACAAGTGCCAACTGCCAAGTGCCAACACTGCAAGTTGCAACTGTATaaacatagataaataatactcTATACTGTGGTTTCAGAAACGTTTTAGTCATGCTATAATCAAGCAATATCTGAATGCTGGCAAGTGGGATGCAAagggaaaaaatattgtaaacactaataatgtaaaagtgCATCATTATTTGATCATCTAAAGATAATGTTGTTAAGTAAGGTTTATGCGCTCCTCATActtgtccctgtggcagtgatgTCGACAAACTAGGACATCACGGACtatcatgtcaaaaaagtGCTGGCCGCTTCTCGAGACATGCCGCACTCAACGATATCATACATCGGTCCCTTGCCACCGTCAACGTGCCTAATCTACTTGAGCCGACTGGAATTGctagagacgatggcaagagaccggacggtatgagtttgattccatggaagatgggtcgggtatgggatgccacctgttcagacacactggccccttccaatcttcatggaactaacaagagagctggtgcggcttgtgatgcggctgaaaaagctaaagtctgcaaatacaggggtctaggctctgaatatgattttgtcccattcggtgtcgagacccttggtccgtggggtcctagcgcattaaagctttttagggaattatcaaaaaggttagtcgacatcataggagaacgaagagcagGCAGCTACcttgcacaaagaattagtctagctattcaaagggggaacgctgctagtatcttcggaaccttgcctaaaggaactcctttcaataatattttttaataattaaaggttagttattagatatatttttaatttgtaattgtatattaatataattaaatacgtatTTCATATAAGTTGATGTCTATATTTCgacttattaaatacaatactgTAAGCAaactttatagaaataaatagtaagGTTTTATCTACAAATGTAGAATAATACGAAAGAtacaatattagaaaatatttttatcttgttcctttttttataacattgtatttCCCATTATCTTATTCTTTTCCTTTTGTTAGAAATCAAATCTATGTAAAAAGTCTCTTAATTAAGATCTctacattaattaatgtttaataatgtgACTTTCGAATTTAAAAGTACTAAAATcctaattattacataaagaaaacaattattgctTATCTGTGTGAAGATAGATTACTTTTGGTGTCTATGGGCTAACGCTATTggttagaatttaaaatataatagactaAAGAGGAACAAAAACTGCAACAGCTGAATCTATCAAAATGCATTATTTCCGTTGACGCTAGTCTCATTTTGAGGGTGAATTTTACAGATTTgcggaaatatttttaaatctacacCCTTTTTTTGTCAAAATGCAATTGTGAATGCCTTGCTCATTACGTATTTCCGCAGAGTTGCCTTCCTGTATGCGAACCCCGTTTTGAGCTAATACTCGTTAAACGGTTAGTGTTTGCGGAAACAGGGGCAATGGCATCGTTCAGAATTCACGAGGATCAAGAAAATTCTTCAGTAGCTGCAAGGAAGGAAGCAGAAGTATTTGCTGCTGCGACTCAGAGACGTGCATTAGGTGATCTGAGTCAGTTCAAATGCAACCAGAACCGCAACGTGAAAAATGTAAGTGGAATTTcagtttagttaaatttttgttaactacttgtaaagcaatttaaactttaatcttAGGTTGGAATAACGACTGGACCCTACAAGGGCCAAGATGAAAATAGAACTGTGCGGAATATCAAGAACGAAAAGAATATCGTCCCCCCTGTAGCTCAGTTTCGCGCCTTTAGTGTATATGAAGATAATCCCACAAAACCTTTGGAAGTAGAGTTGAAGAAACGAGAGCAAGCatttaaaccttttatttCCAAAGAATTGAAAAAGGATAACTTTTTTCTTAATGCTGCAGAAAATGTCAAGGCACTTTGTGCTCAAGCTGAAAAGCAATATGAAAAGGATAAGCCTAATCTTCCTGTTAGGTAagttaaatctaataatatatcttcACAGAAATTAAGGATGTATTTACTATGCTTTTTgcataacaatttttaatatgatttacCTGGCCCTCTATATTTTGGTTACTAAGTTTAGTTTAACTTTAtgttaagttttcaattttaaaacgaaataaatGGGCAGTACAGGTTTTTGCTATATAATTATCAAGACTGCATTTTAAAACCAGGACTTAGGATTTATTGGTTAGCTATTGATTACAGATATCACGccataatattgaaaaataaaaatgcttatGCATGTACAACTTAATGTATGTCAATGTGTCAAGGTTTTGTCAAATCATCAACCTTTTTCTTAATGCACTACTTTATAATGCAATCATATTCcgaaatttaatgttaaagttAATCAAAATAGTGTTTACTTTATATCTAACAGTTAATAACTTTTTCATAATACTTGTATCATTGGGactttattttgtaagtaatTCTTGTACtcttttctataaatgtaGTCTCAGCCTCAGCTTTGCCTGCCATTTATGAAATACCGTATTAATTTTGTGTCTtctattaatgtttctatatgTAACTTATATAAGCAAAATACATGTTTTGGCAAACAAGTCACAACTATGGTTTGAAGATACTTACTGGTttctcataaatataaatactttcatTGATATTAAACACATGGATCAAAGATTATTAAGGTGATTAAGCAGAACTTTATCACTTCCTGTTAACTGATAAATCTGAATATGGGATATTTCCTTATCTAGAAAACCCCTACAAGAGAAGAAAGAGGTAGAAGATAAGAAAGAACAGAAAGCTGTTAAAGATGATATTGAGTCACCAATGTCTGTAGTAGACTCAAGTATACTGTCTATGTCAATTTCCAAGAATGAGAGCCAGCTAGATGTGATTGATGAAGATGCAACTACAGCTCAGACTAACAGGGAATTGTTTTTCCACGTGGTGGAATATAGGCAAGATATTTATGACTATATGAGAGAGATAGAGGTAAGCATTAGATATCAGTGAGGACtatgaacattaaaaaaaaaaccaaaggAAACATTAAAGTTACATTTCTTACCATTACAAGTTtaactttaatacatatttaaattctaagtcTTTAACAACATGGGACAGTTTTGTTAACAGTCCTTTTGGTCGTTATAGTAATACATTCTGAATAGAacgaattatttcattcatttagattaaacaaccacacaatatatatattattattttatatcagaaaacaaatcatgaaataaaatcaataaaaaattaatttcttaatgatACACTGTAAACAGGTAAAGAATCGTGCCAACCCCCGCTATATGCGTAAGCAACCAGATATCACTCAAGTTATGAGATCTATTCTCATTGACTGGCTTGTTGAGGTGTGTGATGAATACAATCAACAGAGTGAGACATTGCACTTGGCTGTCTCATATGTCGACAGATTCCTGTCTTACATGAGTGTGGTACGCACAAAACTTCAGCTTGTTGGTACTGCTGCTACATACATTGCCtcgtaagttttattatttatttatagaaagatAGGTAGctatttatatctaattaaaaacatttattgcataaaatctgttatatttatttcaattgtgTAAATTGTTTACATAACCTCTATCACTTAATTTTGCTTAATGTTAGTGTATGTATCCTTGTCTAAGTTTCATGtgtaaactaattaattaagctGTATTATATTACACTGCAGGGCAGAGTTTTTCATAGATTTCCAGCTAAATTAATTACCTGAAAGTTTCATTAttgctaaattatttcttaaattgacCTGAGTTAAGCTACTTTCAATACCTCCAGGAAATATGAAGAAGTATACCCACCGGAAGTATCAGAGTTTGTCTACATAACTGATGACACATACACAAAGAAGGAAGTGTTGCGTATGGAACATCTAATACTGAAAGTGCTGTCTTTTGACCTCTCCACACCGACATCTTTGGCTTTCCTATCACTCTTCTGCATATCTAATGGTCTGTCCAAGAAAATCTTTCATTTAGCTGCTGTGAGTATATTTAGTAtcatatatagtataatatatagtatctATGAttcagaatattatttattaataatggtttattaataacttcCAATTCTATTAgattgtttctttaaatatattggattagtgatactttaaaaaaaaaaattatgagctTTTTCAGCTTCATTTATGAAgactataaacaaaataaattattctggTATATAATTACTGATATTTCTTGGGAATAGGTAACGCTAAAGGTTTGGTGGTGCATTGGCTAAACTGCCTGAAACTACCTGTTTTGGACACTCGAAGGATATTGCTTAAATGTCCTTTatgaacataataatttatttcagatattaaatgcttagcaatattgaattttttttttgtaatcaaaCTAGCTTTTGTACTCTAACTgtctttataaaatagttttgacaAGGTGCTTGAGaatgattaaaattacttatttccAGTACATAGCAGAGTTGTCATTACTCGAATCAGACCCCTACCTTCAATTCAGACCCTCGATAATAGCAGCTAGTGCTTTGGCCACAGCACGCCATTGTCTTCTTTGTGAAAGACAGGACTGCAGTCTAAGGACTGGAGAGGATGACCAGGGATTACGGCCCCAAT
Coding sequences within:
- the LOC110996108 gene encoding cyclin-A2; translated protein: MASFRIHEDQENSSVAARKEAEVFAAATQRRALGDLSQFKCNQNRNVKNVGITTGPYKGQDENRTVRNIKNEKNIVPPVAQFRAFSVYEDNPTKPLEVELKKREQAFKPFISKELKKDNFFLNAAENVKALCAQAEKQYEKDKPNLPVRKPLQEKKEVEDKKEQKAVKDDIESPMSVVDSSILSMSISKNESQLDVIDEDATTAQTNRELFFHVVEYRQDIYDYMREIEVKNRANPRYMRKQPDITQVMRSILIDWLVEVCDEYNQQSETLHLAVSYVDRFLSYMSVVRTKLQLVGTAATYIASKYEEVYPPEVSEFVYITDDTYTKKEVLRMEHLILKVLSFDLSTPTSLAFLSLFCISNGLSKKIFHLAAYIAELSLLESDPYLQFRPSIIAASALATARHCLLCERQDCSLRTGEDDQGLRPQCANIAWPAALAQSTGYAVRELEPCARELARTHSHASAQSYRAIPDKYSNNKYDAVSTIEPKPMYPVGKYQPPAPPAARSNETGRTG